A window from Argonema galeatum A003/A1 encodes these proteins:
- a CDS encoding aldehyde oxygenase (deformylating), whose product MPQLEASPAINFHSETYKDAYSRINAIVIEGEQEAHDNYVQLAELLPNEKDRLISLSKMESRHKKGFEACGRNLQVTPDMEFAREFFAQLHKNFQDALPENRIVTCLLIQSLIIECFAIAAYNIYIPVADPFARKITEGVVKEEYSHLNFGEVWLKEHFEESRTELEQANRQNLPIVWKMLNQVKDDAHILGMEKEALVEDFMIQYGEALSNIGFTTRDIMRMSAYGLAAA is encoded by the coding sequence ATGCCGCAGCTTGAGGCCAGCCCAGCAATTAACTTCCATAGCGAAACCTACAAAGACGCCTACAGCCGCATCAACGCGATTGTAATTGAAGGCGAACAAGAGGCCCACGATAATTACGTCCAACTGGCTGAACTGCTGCCCAATGAGAAGGATCGCTTAATTAGCCTCTCCAAGATGGAGAGTCGCCACAAAAAAGGGTTTGAAGCCTGTGGGCGCAATCTCCAAGTGACGCCGGACATGGAATTTGCCCGCGAGTTTTTTGCCCAGTTGCACAAAAATTTCCAAGATGCACTTCCTGAAAACCGAATCGTCACTTGTTTGCTGATTCAGTCTCTGATTATCGAATGTTTTGCGATCGCAGCTTACAACATCTATATTCCCGTTGCCGACCCCTTTGCCCGTAAAATCACTGAAGGCGTTGTTAAAGAAGAATACTCTCACCTTAACTTTGGCGAAGTCTGGCTAAAAGAACACTTTGAGGAATCAAGAACCGAATTGGAACAAGCCAATCGTCAGAACCTACCCATAGTCTGGAAAATGCTTAACCAGGTGAAAGACGACGCCCACATCTTGGGTATGGAAAAAGAAGCCTTAGTTGAAGACTTCATGATTCAGTACGGAGAAGCCCTCAGCAATATCGGTTTTACCACCCGAGATATTATGCGGATGTCAGCATACGGTTTAGCAGCTGCTTAA
- a CDS encoding carbohydrate ABC transporter permease, giving the protein MLQKNSDGHSAADPQNQPARPPIVWKRLLKWLVPVLLGVGAGVVLLPLGVVFLTSFTSIGVTPSLAPWQKGWSWENYREAWERGNFLLAFANSTLVALAVTGFQVVTSALAGYALARLKFRGRQVLLLIILATLVIPFQLLVIPIFLVLKWGHAINTYWALILPTAANGFGIFLLRQYFLTVPVELEEAAALDGANRLQILWWVMLPLSRPALVTLFLFTFIAEWNDLFKPLVFTTRPELRTVQLALAEFQDQFTNNWPLMMAAVVIATVPVVLLFLAGQRQFMRGIATTGIKN; this is encoded by the coding sequence ATGCTCCAGAAAAATAGTGATGGTCATTCTGCCGCCGATCCTCAAAATCAGCCAGCAAGGCCACCGATTGTCTGGAAACGCCTCCTAAAATGGTTAGTCCCGGTATTGCTGGGAGTTGGTGCTGGCGTTGTCCTGCTACCGCTAGGGGTGGTATTCCTCACATCGTTTACCTCGATCGGGGTGACTCCCAGTTTAGCTCCTTGGCAGAAAGGTTGGTCTTGGGAAAACTATCGGGAGGCTTGGGAGAGGGGAAATTTTCTCCTAGCTTTTGCTAATTCCACTTTAGTGGCTTTGGCGGTAACTGGGTTTCAGGTTGTCACCTCGGCTTTGGCAGGCTATGCCTTGGCAAGGTTAAAATTTCGCGGGCGGCAAGTTTTGCTATTGATTATTTTGGCAACCCTAGTGATTCCCTTCCAGTTATTAGTAATTCCTATCTTTCTGGTGTTGAAGTGGGGACACGCAATTAACACTTACTGGGCGTTGATTTTACCCACGGCGGCTAACGGATTTGGCATTTTTCTGCTGAGGCAATATTTCCTAACGGTGCCGGTAGAATTGGAAGAAGCGGCAGCCCTGGATGGGGCGAACCGGCTCCAAATTTTGTGGTGGGTAATGCTGCCTTTGTCTCGTCCGGCTTTGGTGACGCTGTTTCTATTCACGTTTATCGCTGAGTGGAACGATTTGTTTAAGCCGCTGGTTTTTACAACAAGACCGGAGTTAAGGACGGTGCAATTGGCTTTGGCAGAGTTTCAGGATCAATTTACTAATAATTGGCCTTTGATGATGGCGGCTGTTGTGATTGCTACGGTGCCAGTTGTGCTGCTGTTTTTAGCCGGTCAGCGACAATTTATGCGTGGTATTGCTACAACAGGGATTAAGAATTGA
- a CDS encoding transporter suffix domain-containing protein has product MNLKNLGLFLIVASLLPWVAIVLIVPFLPLDLSQKAVLVPILAIVAEVFFWLGLVLAGKEVATKYRRYLSFSRIWKGLKRLLRRR; this is encoded by the coding sequence ATGAATCTCAAGAATCTGGGTTTGTTTTTAATTGTCGCATCTCTTCTGCCTTGGGTAGCAATAGTTCTTATTGTGCCATTCCTGCCGCTGGACTTATCACAAAAGGCTGTATTGGTTCCAATTCTGGCTATTGTGGCTGAAGTTTTTTTCTGGTTGGGTTTGGTGTTGGCGGGAAAAGAAGTTGCTACTAAATATCGGCGTTATTTAAGCTTTAGCCGTATTTGGAAGGGGTTGAAAAGATTGCTCCGCAGACGGTGA